The DNA region TAGCCATGTGAAATGAAGAAAGAACTTCAATCTATAAAAAAGCCTTTCCTACTAAATTTGACCATTGATTACATTTGATATGAAggctttttatataattattagatGTTGCATACTGAGATTAGCCATATTGTGGAACATATCTGTATGATTTTCCCCTTTATAGTcaaataatgctttttaataacaataaaacaTTACTAAAGGAGAGTAGAGCCCCAGAGGAAAGTAGACAGTGATAACAGCCAAAGGACAAGAAGTTAGCAGGCTTCCAGTGAACTTACTGAGTGAGTGTAAGATTTTTAGAAATCACATATTCAATAAACACTGGAAATATATGAGATCAAATTCGTTCATGATTCATTTCCCAGTGTTATGAGATGAGCACAAGCTGGGGTGCAAGAGAACTTCAGTTCAAGACCCATTTATCTGCTTTCTGGCTATAAGACCTTGGTCCCAATACTTAATGTATTTGAatattaatttcctcatctgcaaaacatgTAATAAGTATTTCAGTGGGTTTTTGAAAGTTACCTTAGAAAAGTCTGTAAGTActtggtgagaaaaaaaaaaaattgcaggtgCTTTTTGAATGATGTCATCCATACCTCAATTTCTCCATATTGCATGGGATCAGACTGACAAAGGATgctataaaacagagataatcaAAATTTACAGTGTGCGACTCAAAGATCAAGAGAGATGACTTAAGGATTGAGAACTGATCTATGAATTGAATCTGAAAAATTGtgcttctctgtgtgtctgtcatCAAGGAAACTAACATTCGCTATTTACTGTGTGAAAAATGGCCACGATTAACATGGAGGTCTACAACACAGAGCCACAATGAGGCAGGCTGGGGGCCACTAATAGCCCAGAGTGCTCAAGTGCAGGAAGCCTGATGGGAAGCACAGTGGGCAGCTACCCACAGTGGGCAGCAGTGGCACAGAAGCCCCCAAACCAGCAGTAGCATGGCACATGCAGCTCTGAAGCCAGGATTGTCCTAGACAGTCCTGTGGACTGACCCCTAGCCACAGTTCACATCTTTAGCATTTACTGCAtgcactggcttccctggtggctcagatggtaaagaatctgcctgctaatgcaggagacacaagagaggagagttcaatctctgggttggaaagatcccctggagaaggaaatggcaacccactccagtatgcttgcctggaaaaccccattaacggaggagcctggcgggctacagtccatggggttgcgacgagtcggacacgactgagcgactgacactttcactttcactattgcATGCAGGCATTGTGCTTTACATCTCTTTCCTCACTTAATCTGCTAAAGAACCCCATGAGGTAGGTATGCCTGGTATCTTCAACTTACTGATGAgtaaattgaggcacagagaggttatgaAGCTGGTGCTAAGGTACACGCCTAGGAAATCAGCAGTAAGAGTCGAGCCCAGGCCCAGTGACAGGCTGCTCTCTTAAATCCTTCTGAAAGGAAAACACCTTTGGTACCTTTACACGAACACCAAGGGAGGTGCCTCCAGGATCTGGGACGGGGTGATGGATGTATGAAGGGAAGGGCTGTTTGCTCAGGTGGCCCTGTGTGATTCTGTCAGTCCGGTGTGCTGCCTACTCAGCAGAGAATCTGCTTCCAGACGGACGCTGGGGGAGAACGTCTGGCGATAAGAAGGGTTGTACGTGCTGTGTGTCCCAGCCACTGGGTGGGTTGTCTATTTCCAGGGCCTGGGGGCAGCTCTCCTTGACTTGACCCAGATAAGTGCCAGACATGGGAGCACAGTTGCGAGATCAACTGGTCTGCTTCTTGTGTGGAATTTtcctgctcaaaaaaaaaaaaaggaaggtgcAGGAAAACAACAGCTTCCTATGACCTCATTCTGCTTAAAATTCCTGGATATGTCTCCGTTTCCCTTCTGGTTCCAGACTTTTTCTTACTTACTTTTATACTAAGTTCAGCTTCtcataaaaggaaacaaatatcAGCTTTATAAAGAAgtggcattaatttttttttccagaatattttgAACTATAGAGCCCAGTTATCTTATTTAATTGACCCCTGATTAAATTTTTTCCCCTGATGGTCAACCTTTTAAGACAAGGTGGTTCATATACTTTCTGCATTAGATTCAGAGGACATATTCACTAAATTCAGCCATTGATTTATCAAAGCTATTTACTGAGTGTATACTGTGTGACAGGTGTTATGTTAGATTTTGATTGGTGGTCCTCTCCCCACACCTTCTGAATTAATATCTCTGGAGGAAATTCTAggaatcctcttttttttttttaacttcatttttttattgaaggataactgctttacagagttttgttgttttctgtcaaacctcagcatgactcagccataggtgtacacatatcccctcccttttgaacctccctcccatctccctccctaccccacccctctaggttgatacagaggcTCTGTTTGACGTCAGGAATCCTCATTTTTTAACAAGTTTCCAGAGAAATGTTATGCCCTCAGTGCTTTGAAAACCACTATCCTTTATTATAAACTCTTCAAATATAAAGCTTGGGGTTTTTTGTAACTTTGTTTCTAGCCTCTCACAGATTGCCTGGCAGGATAGTGTtgatgtgtgaaagtgaagtgaagtcactcagtcgggtccgactcttggtgaccccatggactacagcccaccaggccctccatccatgggattttccaggcaagagtactggagtggggtgccattgccttctctgttaacagcagctaggcatattatatttacttggagctggtatacttggtgacagccttagtgccctcggacacagcgtgcttggccagctccccaggtagcagcaagtGCATGGCGGTAtggatctccctggatgtgatagttgAGCGCTTGTTGTAATGCGCCAGGCGCCACGCCTTGCCAGCGATGCGCTCGAAAATGTCGTTgacgaaggagttcatgattcccaTGGCCTTGGACGAGATGCTGGTGTCCGGATGGacttgcttcagcaccttgtacacATACACGGAGTAGCTCTCCTTGCAGTTACGCTTGCGCTTCTTGCCATCCTTATTCTGggccttggtcacagcttttttagAGCCCTTTCTAGGGGCAGGAGCAGACTTAGCCAGTTCAGGCATGTCTATAATGACAACACCCAACAACACAGAAAGATCTTGAAAAGTGTTGATGTGTGGTTGGTTACAATTCAGGGAAGAAACGAATTTCCAAACTCACTGCTTAGAGTGATAAAGGAAGATCAAACCtatcatttcttaaaaaagaaataaaaattatttagctggactgggtcttagttgcagcactccagatctttagttatggcatgtgggatagttagttgcagcacacagggtatttttagttgtggcattcaaactcttagttgcagcatatgggatctagttccctgaccagggatcgaacctgggccccttgtgTTGGggacagagtcttagccactggactaccaggcaagtccctgtcATTTATTCCTGTTCATgtgtttatactttttaatttgctgGTCCTGGACCtaatttagagaaggaaatggcaaccgactccagtactcttgcctggaaaatctcagagagagaggagcctgatgggctacagtccaaggggtcacagagttgtacacgactggaGAACGTAGATATTCTAACAACTGTAAATCAAAATCTGCTTCTTTcagagttttgatttttattttgtccaGGAGGGTATTGATCATCAGATTGTGATTTTCTTTATTGGGGGATTCTCAAAATCCACTTTGCTTTATTACTCACAAATTGAAGAGTGTCAAACTTGAGCagactttaaaagagaaaaatgccaaCCTCTCATCAAGTACTTAAATTCTCCCAACAGTACTGTCTTTGTATTAGTCAGAATAGGGTTACCACTTTAACAAATAACCTTAAAATTTCACTGGCTTCATCACaatgaagtttatttctcactcacaaCTTATTCCAAGGCAGATAGCAGGAGGAGGCAGTGTCcttcagggacccaggctccttcTAACTTGTGGCTCTGTTCTCACTTAGATAACCAGGGTCTTCCCTGCTTTAGCCAGCAACGGTGTAAGGGGGTGAGGATCACACAGTGATTGAAAGGGCAGCCCAGTATGATGGGTACCACATCCACTCACGTTTCATGAGCCAGAACTCATCCACTGGCCCATGCCTGACTGCAGAGGGTACTGGCACATGCAGTCAGAGTAGATGATCAGATGCCCCCAGTCTTGGCTGCCAGGTAATCACATGGCCTCCCTAGTGACAGAGAACTCACTACTTTTTGAGTAAGATAACATATTCTTTAAACATCCCAGACAGTTAGAGTTCTTTCACTGAATTAACATATATTTTGCTGCATTGGCAAGATTGCATAGTACTTAAGAGTGTGGCCTCTAAACCCAGACGGCTTCAATTTGTATCCAAACTGATCAACTTTGGCTACTCATTTCTTGGAATCTATTCCTCATAAATTAACCCATGTTTTTTTGCCTGGGTTTGTGCCTGATAAGTAACAAATTCTCAGTATATATGAGTTGTTAATGCTTGGTATATTGGCCCTTGTTCCACCTCTGTGCTCAAAAAATAGGCATCTTTGTCCTTGGATATTTAAATGTATCTCTGCCCCCTATTCTGAGTATCTTTCAGAATCTTCAGCTGCTCCTTATATGACCTTATTTAACATTCCTTCTTCATGCTGGTCACTCTTCTCAGGTTGTGGTCTGGTGTATCTATGGCCCTTTGAAGGGAATAGCCCTCTTACAAGAATATAAGATTCTAGTATGCTCTGATCAAGGGAAAGAGCAGCAAAACTATAACCTCCTTGTTTTTAGCTGCTATACATCTATGTATGTAGCCTAAGATCATGTTACTTTTTCTAGCTACCACATCACCCAATTGATACCTATTGATCTTATTTTCTACATGataattacatttataaattatatttataaagtatttataaatttatatttatatatgtaattataattacatttataaaatttaaaaaatgtatataaatgtaattgTTGAGCCAAGTCTCTTTTATTGTTGTAGACTTCTTTGGATTCAAGAGAAGATTCTTATATTGCTAGCTATACATTTCTGGCATATTCTATTTGATCTTCTATTTTCAATGTTTTCAATCTGAAAGGAGGAGTCACTGCACCCTTAGGGCTCTTCTGTTTCCTAACAGTGGTTAATACAGGTTAAATCAATATCCAAGGGGAGTGACTAAGACTCACCTGTTAGTGTGAATTTCTTTTGGTCCAGCACTTGCAAGTTCGCCCAGTCACGTCTTTgcaacccaccagggtcctctgtccatggaattttacaggcaagaatagtggagtgggctgccatttccctctccagggcatcttcccaacccagggattgaactctcctctcttgcatctcctgcattggcaggcagactctttaccactgagccacttgggaagcccttttggCCCAGAGTACTTGAGAAAAGACCACTAATGCCAGGGATATTTATTAAGCTGGTGTTtgggattttttccccctctatttttgaaaagctgaagaaaaaaaaaagaaatcccagctCATTTTCTTGACATGTAACTTAAATCACTGTCTTAACCCAAATTTCTTTAGCCTTTTCTTCTTTATGGGCAGGAGTTTCTGTGTGTGTTGCCACATCATGTGTGTTTAGGGAAGGATAAGAAGGAAGCAAAAGATGAGATGGGATAAGCAGGCAGATACTGCAGATGCTACTTTGGGCAAGCTGCACCCAGCAG from Bos mutus isolate GX-2022 chromosome 5, NWIPB_WYAK_1.1, whole genome shotgun sequence includes:
- the LOC106701387 gene encoding histone H2B type 2-E; translated protein: MPELAKSAPAPRKGSKKAVTKAQNKDGKKRKRNCKESYSVYVYKVLKQVHPDTSISSKAMGIMNSFVNDIFERIAGKAWRLAHYNKRSTITSREIHTAMHLLLPGELAKHAVSEGTKAVTKYTSSK